A single region of the Neomonachus schauinslandi chromosome 3, ASM220157v2, whole genome shotgun sequence genome encodes:
- the LOC110584080 gene encoding NADH dehydrogenase [ubiquinone] 1 alpha subcomplex subunit 8-like, which translates to MFCRWEEKDPRRCLEEGNLVNKCALDFFRQIKLHCAEPFTDYWTCIDYSSLQLFRHCRKQQAKFEECVLDKLGWVPPDLGELSKVTKVKTDRPLPENPYHSRARPEPNPEIEGELKPAKHGSRLFFWTM; encoded by the coding sequence ATGTTCTGCCGCTGGGAAGAGAAAGACCCCAGGCGGTGTTTAGAGGAAGGCAACCTCGTCAACAAGTGTGCTCTGGACTTCTTCAGGCAGATAAAGCTTCACTGTGCGGAGCCTTTTACAGACTATTGGACCTGCATTGATTATTCCAGCCTGCAGCTATTTCGTCACTGTCGCAAACAGCAGGCTAAGTTTGAGGAGTGTGTGCTGGACAAACTGGGCTGGGTGCCACCTGACCTGGGGGAGCTGTCCAAGGTCACCAAAGTGAAAACAGATCGACCTTTACCGGAGAATCCCTATCACTCAAGAGCAAGACCAGAGCCCAACCCTGAGATAGAAGGAGAGCTGAAGCCTGCCAAACATGGCAGTCGCCTTTTTTTCTGGACCATGTAA